In Streptosporangium album, the following are encoded in one genomic region:
- a CDS encoding IS701 family transposase — protein sequence MTARLPCPVAPGPLEEYAACFDDLFSALGQRRGFREYLAGLLLPRERNKTLTCLAGAEPVVGINDPAVQRLQYFLSESVWNPEAVNDRRVALLRADPAVAPHRGGVLVIDDSGDRKDGHATDHVSRQWLGRLGKTDNGIVTVTTLWADERLYVPLHAQPYTAACRLPGGTADPNFATKPKIAARLVAKALEAQIPFTAVVADCAYGDNDDYRRELRQLGLAYVLALKRRKGLWAPASADHTPVEAACALVWGGPEHPGDWTRVQRRFRDGHTEIWWAADASLGPWGPDEPYRLVIATTDPAMLPDASTWYLTTNLRRPGGYAADSPHPPADLAHIVRLYALRSWIEQGYKQVKDELGWADFQVRSSLAIRRHQTLVMAAFCFCWHTWLAGSGLPDGAVGPGDEPLPSPGENHSNGGQTVEDRGENQLRHPAQAVLAVSAAPRARLAHPLDTAPALLACLVQRAPAP from the coding sequence ATGACCGCTCGTCTGCCGTGCCCGGTGGCGCCTGGTCCGCTGGAAGAGTACGCGGCGTGTTTCGATGATCTGTTCTCCGCGCTCGGGCAGCGGCGCGGGTTTCGCGAGTATCTGGCCGGGCTGTTGCTGCCTCGCGAGCGCAACAAGACGCTGACCTGCCTGGCCGGGGCCGAACCCGTGGTGGGAATCAATGATCCGGCGGTGCAGCGGCTGCAGTACTTCCTGTCGGAATCGGTGTGGAACCCCGAGGCGGTCAACGACCGGCGGGTGGCGTTACTGCGGGCCGATCCGGCGGTTGCGCCGCACCGGGGCGGGGTGTTGGTGATCGACGACAGCGGCGACCGCAAAGACGGGCACGCCACCGATCACGTGTCCCGTCAGTGGCTGGGCCGGCTCGGTAAGACCGACAACGGGATCGTCACCGTCACCACTTTATGGGCTGATGAGCGGCTGTATGTGCCGCTGCACGCCCAGCCGTACACGGCGGCGTGTCGCCTGCCGGGCGGCACGGCGGATCCGAACTTCGCCACCAAACCGAAGATCGCCGCACGGTTGGTGGCCAAGGCGCTGGAGGCCCAGATCCCCTTCACCGCGGTGGTGGCCGACTGTGCCTACGGCGACAATGACGACTACCGCCGCGAGCTACGGCAGCTGGGGCTGGCGTATGTGCTGGCGCTCAAGCGGCGCAAGGGCCTGTGGGCGCCCGCCTCCGCCGATCACACCCCGGTCGAGGCCGCCTGTGCCCTGGTCTGGGGCGGGCCGGAGCATCCCGGCGACTGGACGCGTGTGCAGCGCCGTTTCCGTGACGGCCACACCGAGATCTGGTGGGCGGCTGATGCCTCCTTGGGTCCGTGGGGTCCCGATGAGCCCTACCGGCTGGTGATCGCCACCACCGATCCGGCGATGCTGCCGGATGCGAGCACCTGGTATCTGACCACCAACCTGCGCCGTCCCGGCGGCTACGCCGCCGACTCCCCGCACCCGCCGGCCGACCTCGCGCACATCGTGCGTCTGTACGCGCTGAGATCATGGATCGAGCAGGGCTACAAGCAGGTCAAAGACGAGCTCGGCTGGGCCGATTTCCAGGTCCGTTCCTCCCTGGCGATCCGCCGTCACCAGACGCTGGTGATGGCCGCGTTCTGCTTTTGCTGGCACACCTGGCTGGCCGGAAGCGGCCTGCCCGATGGCGCCGTGGGTCCGGGCGATGAACCGCTCCCCTCACCGGGTGAGAATCATTCCAACGGTGGCCAGACCGTCGAGGATCGGGGGGAAAATCAGCTCCGACACCCAGCTCAGGCCGTCTTGGCCGTCAGCGCTGCGCCACGTGCGCGGCTGGCTCACCCCTTGGACACGGCTCCAGCGCTACTGGCGTGCCTGGTCCAACGCGCCCCCGCCCCCTGA